ATGCTCAACCTGTTTTTTGTTCAAGGTACCTAACATAATAGTTTACATTTTTTGTTGTAACAAAGTAAAATTATTATTACGAAGAGTGAAATGATCTTTATCAGTTTAAAACACTAGGTTTCACTATATATTTGAAAAGCAATTCCACACTATGAAGGAAAATCGACGTGAATCAATATTTCTTGGAGGAAAAAGAAGCCGCTTAAAGGAATTTACAAGTGTACTTTCCATATTATTTGAGTTTATTTATGGATTTAGGAAATTACATTTTGTAGGTCCATGCATCACTGTTTTTAGCTCTGCAAAATTTGGAGAAGACAATATCTATTATAAGCAAGCAAGGGAGTTTTCGAAATTAATGGCGAATAAGAATTTTACTATTATGACAGGTGGAGGGCCAGGTATTATGGAAGCAGCAAATAGAGGAGCCAAAGATGTTTCTGGCATGTCTATTGGCTGTAACATAGAATTACCAAAAGAGCAGCATCCCAATCCATATCTTGATTTTAACATTACTCTAGAGCATTTTTATGTTAGAAAAGTACTACTACTAAAATATTCATATGCATTTGCTGTATTTCCTGGTGGTTTTGGCACCATGGATGAGTTTTTTGAAACTTTAACGCTTTTACAAACCAACAAAATATCTAATTTTCCTGTTGTGTTATTTGGAAAAAAATATTGGTCAAATTTATTAGAACAAACTGAAATTATGGTACGTCATGGAACTATATCTAAGGAGGATTTACAGTTATTTTTGGTCACAGATTCTGTAACTGAAGGGATAGATTATATCTATAAAAAATTAGAGAAAAGGCATGGTGCATCTATAGAGGTGAAAGCACCTAGAACTAGATGGTGGTTTGGTGAAAGGCTATAGTAATTTCTTTAAACCAAAAAGGTATCAATATCCCTTTGCCATTACAAATAATCTACTTCAAATTTTATGGCTTATATATGCTATTGTTTTTGTTGCGTAAATTGAGATTAAATATGACTTTGAGAATTATAACATATAAAATATATCTTATGTCAGATAGTGAACCTATACCAAGGTGGTCTAGAAAGTAAGAGCGATCTCCGTAGTTTCGATGGAGACTTATAATAGATTATCACATCTCTTCAGTTAACATTAATAGCGGTGCACCTTGTGTGTTTTCTAAATTTTCATTACAACTGATAAGAATCATCTTTAAAACTGATCTAGGTCATTGTAACGTACTTCTAACATTAGTAAATTTATGGTTATAAAAACATAATTATTAACTTTTTAAAACAAATAACCATGGCAAAGGCAAACCACACAGGTAATGTATTAGTAGCTCTGGCAGCAGGTGCAGCACTAGGAGCAGGAATGGGGATTTTATTTGCCCCTGATAAAGGTAAAAATACTAGAGGTAAAATCAAACACAAATTGGAGGATACAGGTCATGATATTTCAGAACGTATGCGTCATGCCAAAGATGAATTGACTAAAACAGCAGAAGTAAAAAAGGCTGAGTTTGATAAAAAATTAGATGATACACTATCTAATATGAGTTATAAAGCGGAAGATATTATTTCATCTTTAGAAAAAAAGTTGGAAGATTTGAAAACGAAAAATGCACAGTTCCAAAAAAATTAAATTAGAAGGTTTTTTAAATTATTAAAGAAGACCTAGGGGAGATTCTTGATAATTGACAATTAAAAATTTCAGAAAAATAGTTAGTTAGTTGAGTTAAGATGATTGAAGAGTCGTCATATCGCTTATTGAGTTAGTGAGGGTTTTGGGTTATGTTATTCCTGAATAACCCTCACTTTTTTTATTTAAAGGAACCTCACTTAATTAAAAAAAATACTACATGAGGTTAGAATACTTATTTCACGAGTAAAATATCAATCATCGGAAATAAAGTTGACCAACTGCCCATTTTCATTAAAGTATAAAATGGCAGAAATGCTCCTACCCATGTGCGTAAAAAATCGCTCTTGCAGAATGCTCGTCAATAATTTTACACTTTATACGATAATCGATTAAGGGTGATGGGGCGAAGTGACCTGGTTGTCAAAAAATGTAACCGTTTCTCTAACAAATAGTTTATCATTCTTTAAATGCACCATGGAAAAAGAGGAAGTAATTTAATACGAATTTTTTAAAGAAATCGTATTCATAAGTGTGCAATCTATTTATTTCGTTTTTTGGCGTTCGAAAAACCCATAAAATGTATAAGTCCGTGTATAATAATGGGTAGGGTTAAGACTATTTTTATCTAATTGGAGTTTAGTTAATTGCTTTAAAATGTATTGTTTAGATCATTTATTTAAATACTTTTTTTTGGTTTGTATAGTTCTGTTTTTTACTTTTTGAAATTCGCTTATCCTTTATGGCCCAATAAACCCCTTTAATGTCAGAAACCCAGTAGTCATAGATGTAAATAAGTGCTACTTCTTCAATTGTTTCTAGAAATCCAATTACTATCATCACATAGAACATTGAGTAAATTGGACCTAAAAATAACGCCCATAGAATAAATACACCTTGTACAATTGCCGATAATTTAGCTAGATACGTATGAAAAGCAGTTGCTTTTCCATATTTGCTATAGGCAATAAGCAGTTGAATAAGATAAGGTGTAAAAGCAATTAAAATCAAAATATAATTTTCTTTGATAAAATCATATTCAAATGCAAGCAATCCCAATAGGCCCATTATAAATGTCAATTGGTCACCGAGAGAATCTAATTGCGATCCTCTGGCACTTGTGATTTTTAGTTTTCGTGCCAAAAAGCCGTCAATCATATCGGTACTATAACTAACCAATAAAGCAAACGCAAATATTTGGCGTTCACCCATTAATAATAACAATAAAAGTATAGGTATGGCAAACACTCTGTAAAAAGAAAACCAATCGGCTATATTAAAATTTTTGAAGGTGAGCATACTATAAAATCATTGTTTAGAATGAAAGATAAAAATAGTACTTATTAATATTTTTAAAAATGACTTAAGTCATTTTTAAAAATTGAGGATTGGCTTTTTTTGATATAAACATCTAAGCCATTAAATACTTACTCTTATGAAAAATATATCAATAAATGGGATTAAATATTTAAATGGTAATTTCTTTAAAATATTAAATTTGCTTTAATGACCTTAGACTAACCATGTTTAAATAGTTAGAGCCATCTCAGTAGTTTCAATGGAGACTTATAATAGAATATCACATCTTTTCAGTTAACATTAGTAGTCGTATATCTCGAGTATTTTTTACGTTTTCATTACTACTGATAAGAATCATCTTTAAAACTGATCATGGTCATTGTATACTCAATATTAGGTGTCTACATTTGTCCTATTAATCGATAAGATATGTTCTTTGAATCATTTGTTTATAAAATTACTCAAGTAAATAGATTTAACTGTAGAATTACGGTTTAAGTTATTGATTTGTAAATAAATACTGCAAACAAAATATACAATGTATTTTGACTATCTTAAAGTCGAAAAAAACAATATTAGCATGGCTATGCATGTGTTTTTAAAGCTATAGATAAACAAAATAATAGGTAAAAATGTACAGTTATTTATTTACAATGAGCTGGTTTAAATATTTTAGAATAAAGCGAAAATTAGTTGTAAATGTGCAATTTTTTTAACCAATTTAGAAAGTTTGAACCAGTTCATATCATAAATGGGTATTTAATATTAGTTTAGTGATTTAGGTTTTAATATGAATTTTTTAGATAAGATTATGTGATAAACCAATTTAGCGATAAACTAAAATAAATACTTAGGAACAGGAGGTTTCGGCTTCCTGTTCTATTTAAAATCATTTGCATGAAAAAGAAAGTTTAAGGATTTTTTTAATCCATTATAATTTGTGTATTGTTTAAAAATCAATATAAAAGTTTAAAGATGTTTTAAAAACGGCCTTAAATCCAGTGGAACAGGAAGTTTCGACTTCCTGTTCTTTTTTCCATCTTGTTTAATCAGGTAATTGCTATGAGAATTCTAAATATTCCTTTAAAACACATCATTTAAAGGCTATTGATAGCGTTCAGTAAAATTGGTTTTTACATTGTTGTGGTTTGTATAGGCCATACAAATGGTTATATGCCTAAGCCTTCATGTTAACCAAGAACAAATTCTATCAGTGAAAACAGGAAGATATGAAAATGTTTTCCTGTTTTTATTTTATAAACAGATGTGAAATAATTTAATTTAAGCTATAAATAAAATAAATATTATGGATTATTATTTTTCTAAAACATTAAACAATATTACTTTTTCTAACGCGGTAGAAAAAATAAGCCAAGAACTCCAAAAAGAAGGATTTGGTGTGCTTACTGAAATAGATATTACATCAACTTTTAAGAAAAAGTTAGATGTCGATTTTTATAATTATAAAATTTTAGGTGCTTGTCATCCTACTTTTGCATATAAAGCTCTAATGGCTGAAAATAAAATTGGTACTATGCTTCCTTGTAATGTTATTGTTCAAGAACAGAAACATGGTATAATTGAAGTTTCAGCTGTTGATCCAGTTGCATCCATGCAAGCGGTTATGAATAAATCTTTAGCCCCAATTGCTATAGAAATTAGAGATAAGTTAAAGAAAGTTATTGATAATTTATAATAAATTATTATGATAAAGCAAATAAAACACAAAACCTTTAGTCGCGATAAAAGTATTGATGAACTGCATTATAGCACAGAAAAATGGTCAGCAGAACTCGATTTTTCGGCGTTTGAATTGTCTTTTTTAAGACAATTAATAAAATCATATCCGTATAAAAATACTATTCCTAATTTATTTGAAAATATTCAATTATTTATGAAGCAGCTTGATAAGATTGAGGGCGAACTACCACTACTAATTAAAGAAATTAGAAATCATAACAATCAATTGGAGGGAAAGCTAGAATGTAACGATGTTAGTTGTGACGATTTTTACCTCGACGAATATAACCAGTTGTCCGAAAATATTTTTGACTATTTACAAGATTATAAAAACTTAAAAATTGAAATTTATAGTTTTATGCGTGGCATTATTCCTAATCCTTAATTCAAAATGAATAGTTTTCATATACTTGAATTAAAAGATGAAAATGACAAAATCAACTTTGATTTTAAATGATTTTGAAATACAACTGTAAAGATTAGCTAACTTGTATCAGATTCCAACTTTTGAAATTATAAAGAAAAGGGTTAGAAGCACACCCTTTTTATATCAGTTTTATCAAGTATATGGTATGAGTTTCTTACCCAAATAGTATGGTTCAGATGTTGAACTCGCAAATGATTATAAAACCTGAATAAATGAATGATCGATGTCAGTTTTAACAACAAATGCAAAGGAAATACTACGTGACCGGTATCTTTTAAAGGATAACGACGGAAAGATTGTTGAAACGCCACACCAATTATTTAAGCGGGTTGCTAATTTTGTGGCATCTATTGAAAAAGACAATAAAACCTATTGGGCGAATAATTTTTATCAACTTTTAAAAAATCTAGATTTTTTACCGAATTCGCCAACTTTGATGAATGCCGGATTACCGAAAGGACAATTAAGTGCTTGTTTTGTATTACCTATCCATGATAGTTTAAACAGTATTTTTACAACATTAAAAAACGCAGCATTAATTCACCAAAGTGGTGGAGGTACAGGATTTAATTTTTCGAACCTGAGACCAAAAGATGATTATATAGCTTCCTCGGGTGGATGCTCTTCTGGCCCTATCGCATTTATGAAAATTTATGATGCCGCAACAGAAAATGTAAAACAAGGAGGTAAACGTCGTGGGGCAAACATGGGCATACTTAATATTGACCATCCTGATATTGAAAGTTTTATCATATCAAAATCTAATGAAAAAGAACTTCAAAATTTTAATATTTCTGTAGGAGTAAGTGATCGTTTTATGGATGCAGTAAGAGATAATAATAACTGGAAACTTATAAACCCAAAAACCAAAAAAGTTGAAAAAGAGCTTAAAGCAACTAAATTATGGCAACTTATCGTTAAAGAAGCATGGAAAACCGGAGATCCAGGCATCGTTTTTTTAGATACTATTAATAAGCATAATCCAACACCTTATTTGGGTAAAATTGTAAGTACAAACCCTTGTGGAGAATTGCCATTACTAGCTTATGAAAGTTGTAATTTAGGTTCTGTTAATTTATCAAATATGATTACAGAAAAAAAGATTGACTGGAATAAATTGAATGATATCATTACTACAGCAATCAGGTTTTTAGACAATATTATTGATGTAAATTATTATTTATTACCGGAAATAAAATCCATAACAAAGAAAAATAGAAAAATTGGGCTAGGGGTAATGGGCTGGGCAGAAATGCTTATTAAATTAGAAATTCCTTACGCCTCATTAAAAGCAGTTGACTTAGCAGAAAAATTAATGAAATTTATTCAGGAAAAAAGTTATGAGACATCAGTACAATTGGCAAAAGAAAAAGGATTATCTCCACTATTTATAAACAGTGCATATTTTAATAAATCTCCGCTTAGAAATGCAACATGTAATAGTATTGCTCCTACAGGAACTATTTCTGTAATTGCGAACACCACCTATTCAATAGAACCTCTATTTGCCTTGGCTTATAAGCGTACTGGTATTTTAGGAGGTAAAACGCAAATTGAAGTAAATAGCTTATTTAAGGAAAAAATGAAGAAATCAGGCTTATGGTATAAAGCGTTAAAACAGCACATTTTTAAAAACGGTAGTATTAAAGATTTCAAAAACGTATCTACGGATATTAAAAAAATATTTAAAACCAGTTTAGAAATACCATTTAAATACCATTTATTACATCAAAAAGCTTTTCAAAAATATACAGATAATGCAGTATCAAAAACCATAAATCTACCCAAAAATACTACTATAAAAGATATAACAGAAATTTATTGGACAGCTTGGGAATACGGACTAAAAGGCATTACTGTATACAGATATGGTAGTAGGAACGAACAAATACTTCAAAAGTGCAATTTTGATAATTTAAAAATTGATTGCCAGTAATAATTTTTAACAATTTTGAAGATAATTATCACAAGCTTTTTTTAGTAAATCCATAACTATAATATCATCAACAGGCTTGAAATCTTGATAAAACTGACCTACTGCACGAAAATTTTGTGGAATTTCTAAACAAATAACTGTATCTACCAATGCCTGATTCTTAATTTTATCTATGGCAGATTGCGGTGCAACTGGTAAGCCAACAATAATCTTTAAAGGTTCTTGTTGAGCTATCAATGCTATGCTAGATATTAATGTATTTCCAGTAGCAACACCATCATCAACCAAAATTACTATTTTATTTTTTAACTCCAATGGAGTCATATTGCCATGATATCTTTTATGTAATGCTTTTAAAACATCCCTAATATGTTCTATTTCTTTATTAATATATTGCTGTGATACATTTTCAGCTGCCTCGGTCAATATCTCGTTGTCTAAGGTAACTGCCCCAATGGCATATTCTTTATTGGTCGGATGTCCTATTTTTTTTGAAAGCACTACTTCTAATGGCAAATTAAGTTTTTGTGCTATTTCATAAGCAACTGGTACACCCCCTTTTGGGATGGTTACAATTACTACGTTGATATTATTTTTAAATTCTGATAATTCTTCAGCAAGTAATTTACCTGCCTCTTTTCTGTTTGCAAACATTTTTATTGAGCTTATGTTTCTATTTCATAAATTTATCAAACCAATCATTGGTATGTTGAGCTACAATTTCCAATTTACCAGGCTCTTCGAATAAATGTGATGCTCCTTCAATAATATGCAGTTCACATATAGCATTCATCTCAGATTGTGCCTTTTTGTTCAAATCAATTACAACTCCATCTTTACCTCCAACAAGCAATAATGTAGGTGATTTTACTCTATTTAAATCTTCCATGGCCAAATCAGGGCGACCACCTCTGGAGACTACTCCTTTAATTTTTTCACCTAATTCTGCAGCAGCTCTTAATGCCGATGCGGCACCAGTACTTGCACCAAAATATCCTAATAAAAAATGTTTTGTATGCTCATTTTTTTCAACCCAATTTGTTACTTTAACTAACCTTTCAGTGAGTAATTGAATATTAAACCTATTTTGGTAAACCAAATATTCCTTTGGTGACAGTAAATCGAAAAGCAAACTTGAATAGCCATTTTCTAACAATAAATCAGCTACATAATTATTTCTGGAACTCAACCTGGAACTACCGCTACCGTGCGAGAAAACAATTAGTCCTTTATCTGTTTTCGCCAAACGCAAATTACCTTTTAATGTAAGATCACTAAGATTTATAGAAATTTCTTTGTATTTCTTTGCTTTCTCCATTTTTTAAAACATAATATTATGGTATATCAATGATTTTAAATCTTTCGGGAGCTCGGTTCTAATATCTTCCAACTCACCTAATGAAATGTATTTACGTAATTCAATAAAAGTATTGATAATGTACTGCTCAGCTATTTCGTCAGATTCAAAATCGTATATTGATGTTTTACCGTCAAATTCTCTTATTACATCAATAAACTCAGTTAGGTTTTTTATTTTTTATTTTTTTCTAGAAGACCATTTATTAACATAAACAGCCTTTAAAAACATTGGAAATTGGGCTATCAATTGTAAAGATTCCTCCCACGAAATCACTTCTCGTAATCCGTGTAAAATCGATGATAAAATACGTCCACCTTTTTCAGTATCATTGCCTAATCCCAATTTTTTAGTGTATTCTTTTAAAAAACCATTGGCTTCTACGGCAAATTGATTAAAATTTAGTGCCATAATTTATTTAATTTAAAATTCATGAATATCCCATTTACCATCTGTATTTTTCGTAGCAACCATTCTAGGTGCAATAAATTTAGACTCAAAACAAGGTAAATTTTTGTCTTTAAGTTGAGAAAGGTTACACTTTCGAGGATTATAAAGATATTTTACTATTTTACCAGAGGTGTCAATTATATATTCTTCTAGAATGTGACTAACTACATTAACACCTAAAAAAGGGTTTTTGCCTACTACATATTTTTCATAATTAACTATAATTGCATAACCATCTATAAAATTAGATGTTTTTACAAATTCAGGAGCAATCACTTCTTTTCCAGTTTTATCTATAAACCCGTAGAATTCAACGCCATCTACTATTTTTTTAATCATACATCTTTCTTCTTTAAAAAGAGGATATTCTTCATTATTATCACCAATACTAGAGACAATATCATCTCTATAATCAATAATTTTTTCTCCTTTTTCATTAATAAAAGCCCATTGATTGTCTTTTTTAATGGCTGCCAATCCTTCGTGGAAAGGTGCTATTTCGTCAACTCCTTCTATAATTTGTGAAAACCCTGTTGCACAAAAAATAAAACTCAATACAAATACAAATAATTTTCTCATGATTTTAGATTTTTATGGTTGTTTATAGCAAAGTTATTTTTTAATCATTGATCATAAAATGACCTTCATCAGTTTAAACGAGCGACTGACTAATATTTCAATGAATATTAAATAGAACTTTTTAATTAAAGCACTTAAACTTGTTTAGGATAGCAATCAATTTTTATAAGATGTTAAAGGCAAAGATTGGCCTATTAATAAATAGAAATAAATTGGAATGAAACTGATCTACATCATTTCATTTTAATTAGGTTGGATTTACTTTTATATTAAGATAAAAAACAGTGAACTGGGATTAAACCAGTTTAATTTATTAATTCTAAATTTTGATATTATGGCACTTATTAAATTTAACGAACGGTTTCCATTAAGTACTTCTGTATTTAATAATTTTTTGAATACTGACGATTTTTTTAATGATGATTTCTTTGCAAAAGACAGTTTAAGACCTGCAATGAACGTTAAAGAAAATCAAAATGACTTCGAAGTTGAATTGGCAGCTCCTGGCTTTGCCAAAGAAGATTTTGAAGTAACTATCGATAATAACGGACTTCATATTTCCGCTGATAAAAAAGAAGAAAATGAGGAAAAAGAAGAAGGTTATTTACGTAAAGAATTTAGCTATAAATCTTTTAAAAGATCATTACGACTACCAGAAAATGTAAACCTTGATAAAAAGGTTAAGGCCAATTACAAAAATGGAGTTTTAAAAATGAATTTATTAAAAAAGGAAGAAGCTAAAGTGTTACCTAAAAAGGTAATTGAGGTGAGTTAATTATTTT
The nucleotide sequence above comes from Aureibaculum algae. Encoded proteins:
- a CDS encoding YtxH domain-containing protein, whose protein sequence is MAKANHTGNVLVALAAGAALGAGMGILFAPDKGKNTRGKIKHKLEDTGHDISERMRHAKDELTKTAEVKKAEFDKKLDDTLSNMSYKAEDIISSLEKKLEDLKTKNAQFQKN
- a CDS encoding CDP-alcohol phosphatidyltransferase family protein; this encodes MLTFKNFNIADWFSFYRVFAIPILLLLLLMGERQIFAFALLVSYSTDMIDGFLARKLKITSARGSQLDSLGDQLTFIMGLLGLLAFEYDFIKENYILILIAFTPYLIQLLIAYSKYGKATAFHTYLAKLSAIVQGVFILWALFLGPIYSMFYVMIVIGFLETIEEVALIYIYDYWVSDIKGVYWAIKDKRISKSKKQNYTNQKKVFK
- a CDS encoding adenosylcobalamin-dependent ribonucleoside-diphosphate reductase; translated protein: MSVLTTNAKEILRDRYLLKDNDGKIVETPHQLFKRVANFVASIEKDNKTYWANNFYQLLKNLDFLPNSPTLMNAGLPKGQLSACFVLPIHDSLNSIFTTLKNAALIHQSGGGTGFNFSNLRPKDDYIASSGGCSSGPIAFMKIYDAATENVKQGGKRRGANMGILNIDHPDIESFIISKSNEKELQNFNISVGVSDRFMDAVRDNNNWKLINPKTKKVEKELKATKLWQLIVKEAWKTGDPGIVFLDTINKHNPTPYLGKIVSTNPCGELPLLAYESCNLGSVNLSNMITEKKIDWNKLNDIITTAIRFLDNIIDVNYYLLPEIKSITKKNRKIGLGVMGWAEMLIKLEIPYASLKAVDLAEKLMKFIQEKSYETSVQLAKEKGLSPLFINSAYFNKSPLRNATCNSIAPTGTISVIANTTYSIEPLFALAYKRTGILGGKTQIEVNSLFKEKMKKSGLWYKALKQHIFKNGSIKDFKNVSTDIKKIFKTSLEIPFKYHLLHQKAFQKYTDNAVSKTINLPKNTTIKDITEIYWTAWEYGLKGITVYRYGSRNEQILQKCNFDNLKIDCQ
- a CDS encoding DUF2267 domain-containing protein; its protein translation is MALNFNQFAVEANGFLKEYTKKLGLGNDTEKGGRILSSILHGLREVISWEESLQLIAQFPMFLKAVYVNKWSSRKK
- a CDS encoding WG repeat-containing protein; protein product: MRKLFVFVLSFIFCATGFSQIIEGVDEIAPFHEGLAAIKKDNQWAFINEKGEKIIDYRDDIVSSIGDNNEEYPLFKEERCMIKKIVDGVEFYGFIDKTGKEVIAPEFVKTSNFIDGYAIIVNYEKYVVGKNPFLGVNVVSHILEEYIIDTSGKIVKYLYNPRKCNLSQLKDKNLPCFESKFIAPRMVATKNTDGKWDIHEF
- a CDS encoding DUF302 domain-containing protein encodes the protein MDYYFSKTLNNITFSNAVEKISQELQKEGFGVLTEIDITSTFKKKLDVDFYNYKILGACHPTFAYKALMAENKIGTMLPCNVIVQEQKHGIIEVSAVDPVASMQAVMNKSLAPIAIEIRDKLKKVIDNL
- a CDS encoding Hsp20/alpha crystallin family protein, which produces MALIKFNERFPLSTSVFNNFLNTDDFFNDDFFAKDSLRPAMNVKENQNDFEVELAAPGFAKEDFEVTIDNNGLHISADKKEENEEKEEGYLRKEFSYKSFKRSLRLPENVNLDKKVKANYKNGVLKMNLLKKEEAKVLPKKVIEVS
- a CDS encoding dienelactone hydrolase family protein → MEKAKKYKEISINLSDLTLKGNLRLAKTDKGLIVFSHGSGSSRLSSRNNYVADLLLENGYSSLLFDLLSPKEYLVYQNRFNIQLLTERLVKVTNWVEKNEHTKHFLLGYFGASTGAASALRAAAELGEKIKGVVSRGGRPDLAMEDLNRVKSPTLLLVGGKDGVVIDLNKKAQSEMNAICELHIIEGASHLFEEPGKLEIVAQHTNDWFDKFMK
- a CDS encoding LOG family protein, with the translated sequence MKENRRESIFLGGKRSRLKEFTSVLSILFEFIYGFRKLHFVGPCITVFSSAKFGEDNIYYKQAREFSKLMANKNFTIMTGGGPGIMEAANRGAKDVSGMSIGCNIELPKEQHPNPYLDFNITLEHFYVRKVLLLKYSYAFAVFPGGFGTMDEFFETLTLLQTNKISNFPVVLFGKKYWSNLLEQTEIMVRHGTISKEDLQLFLVTDSVTEGIDYIYKKLEKRHGASIEVKAPRTRWWFGERL
- a CDS encoding phosphoribosyltransferase → MFANRKEAGKLLAEELSEFKNNINVVIVTIPKGGVPVAYEIAQKLNLPLEVVLSKKIGHPTNKEYAIGAVTLDNEILTEAAENVSQQYINKEIEHIRDVLKALHKRYHGNMTPLELKNKIVILVDDGVATGNTLISSIALIAQQEPLKIIVGLPVAPQSAIDKIKNQALVDTVICLEIPQNFRAVGQFYQDFKPVDDIIVMDLLKKACDNYLQNC